Proteins from a genomic interval of Chionomys nivalis chromosome 7, mChiNiv1.1, whole genome shotgun sequence:
- the LOC130878015 gene encoding uncharacterized protein LOC130878015 isoform X2, producing MEKPESLASVSGLTAESPRGVPRAVPGGVRGIQTDTGMPSGVALFPGSGPLLHSGGTVIRSPGPIQPSEGVVTLSSRPSLHHGEVAGCSFGSSKSPGTETGATRASIPGPGEPKVSSSENSPHSGSAPLNSQNCEERPRSILKNSSSFMMKKTSSKEKKSQRWDEMNILATYHPADKDYGFMKVDEPSTPYHRLQDNDEDLSAGSSLKVTPEALAERFATMDNFLPKVLQYGDNRRSRTADSFAKTYSSDFDKHRKIHYSEGKFLKAPRNLPSANEDESGGASASISSSNQSVVMDLKSRPVDKGWAGRLATGVKNETVLVTDSHALGTKDSATYRNQFPSASDSTVGEQTNLQRKEYYSKGRYLRSCSHPELGEDIEDEEQDSSSDLIWVTENPKGTSDESLWLQWTQDKEPRPWKM from the exons ATGGAAAAGCCCGAGTCTCTCGCGTCGGTTAGCGGCCTCACTGCGGAATCCCCTCGGGGGGTTCCTAGGGCAGTACCAGGAGGTGTCCGAGGTATACAAACAGACACCGGAATGCCCTCCGGAGTAGccttgtttcctggttctggcccCCTCTTGCATTCCGGGGGCACTGTAATTCGTAGTCCTGGTCCAATCCAGCCCTCTGAAGGGGTAGTGACCCTCAGTTCCAGACCCAGTCTTCATCACGGGGAGGTTGCAGGTTGTAGCTTTGGGTCCAGCAAATCCCCTGGCACTGAAACCGGTGCAACTAGGGCTTCCATCCCTGGGCCGGGGGAGCCTAAAGTGTCCAGCTCGGAGAATAGTCCACATTCCGGGTCAGCTCCCTTGAACTCTCAAAACTGTGAGGAGCGTCCCCGGAGCATCCTAAAAAACAGCAGTTCCTTCATGATGAAGAAAACCTCCAGTAAGGAGAA GAAATCTCAGCGCTGGGATGAGATGAACATCTTGGCTACCTACCACCCCGCTGACAAAGACTATGGCTTTATGAAGGTGGATGAACCCAGCACCCCCTACCACAG GCTGCAGGACAATGACGAGGACCTGTCTGCAGGGTCTTCTCTGAAGGTGACCCCTGAAGCACTGGCAGAGAG GTTTGCCACAATGGACAATTTCCTCCCCAAGGTCCTCCAGTATGGAGACAACAGACGCTCAAGGACTGCAGATAGCTTTGCCAAGACTT ACTCCAGTGATTTTGACAAACACCGAAAGATACACTACAGTGAAGGCAAATTCCTGAAGGCCCCGAGAAACCTGCCCTCAGCCAATGAGGACGAGAGCGGTGGGGCTAGTGCCAGCATCAGCAGTAGTAATCAAAGTGTGGTGATGGACCTGAAGTCCAGGCCTGTGGACAAAGGCTGGGCAGGAAGACTGGCCACAGGAGTCAAAAACGAGACTGTCCTGGTGACTGACAGCCATGCCCTAGGCACCAAAG ATTCTGCCACTTACAGAAACCAGTTCCCCTCAGCTTCAGACTCTACCGTGGGGGAGCAGACTAATCTACAGCGCAAGGAGTATTACAGTAAAGGAAGATACCTGAGGTCCTGTTCCCACCCAGAGCTCGGAGAGGATATAGAAGATGAAGAACAGGACA GTTCTTCAGACCTGATCTGGGTTACTGAGAATCCCAAAGGCACCTCAG ATGAAAGCTTGTGGCTCCAGTGGACTCAGGACAAAGAGCCTAGACCATGGAAAATGTAG
- the LOC130878015 gene encoding uncharacterized protein LOC130878015 isoform X1, whose protein sequence is MEKPESLASVSGLTAESPRGVPRAVPGGVRGIQTDTGMPSGVALFPGSGPLLHSGGTVIRSPGPIQPSEGVVTLSSRPSLHHGEVAGCSFGSSKSPGTETGATRASIPGPGEPKVSSSENSPHSGSAPLNSQNCEERPRSILKNSSSFMMKKTSSKEKKSQRWDEMNILATYHPADKDYGFMKVDEPSTPYHRLQDNDEDLSAGSSLKVTPEALAERFATMDNFLPKVLQYGDNRRSRTADSFAKTYSSDFDKHRKIHYSEGKFLKAPRNLPSANEDESGGASASISSSNQSVVMDLKSRPVDKGWAGRLATGVKNETVLVTDSHALGTKDSATYRNQFPSASDSTVGEQTNLQRKEYYSKGRYLRSCSHPELGEDIEDEEQDSSSDLIWVTENPKGTSGNGSQVASNCWAKGLTYRSPRNSEKEHGNNQNPPRWNGRRHEPGQRQGDESLWLQWTQDKEPRPWKM, encoded by the exons ATGGAAAAGCCCGAGTCTCTCGCGTCGGTTAGCGGCCTCACTGCGGAATCCCCTCGGGGGGTTCCTAGGGCAGTACCAGGAGGTGTCCGAGGTATACAAACAGACACCGGAATGCCCTCCGGAGTAGccttgtttcctggttctggcccCCTCTTGCATTCCGGGGGCACTGTAATTCGTAGTCCTGGTCCAATCCAGCCCTCTGAAGGGGTAGTGACCCTCAGTTCCAGACCCAGTCTTCATCACGGGGAGGTTGCAGGTTGTAGCTTTGGGTCCAGCAAATCCCCTGGCACTGAAACCGGTGCAACTAGGGCTTCCATCCCTGGGCCGGGGGAGCCTAAAGTGTCCAGCTCGGAGAATAGTCCACATTCCGGGTCAGCTCCCTTGAACTCTCAAAACTGTGAGGAGCGTCCCCGGAGCATCCTAAAAAACAGCAGTTCCTTCATGATGAAGAAAACCTCCAGTAAGGAGAA GAAATCTCAGCGCTGGGATGAGATGAACATCTTGGCTACCTACCACCCCGCTGACAAAGACTATGGCTTTATGAAGGTGGATGAACCCAGCACCCCCTACCACAG GCTGCAGGACAATGACGAGGACCTGTCTGCAGGGTCTTCTCTGAAGGTGACCCCTGAAGCACTGGCAGAGAG GTTTGCCACAATGGACAATTTCCTCCCCAAGGTCCTCCAGTATGGAGACAACAGACGCTCAAGGACTGCAGATAGCTTTGCCAAGACTT ACTCCAGTGATTTTGACAAACACCGAAAGATACACTACAGTGAAGGCAAATTCCTGAAGGCCCCGAGAAACCTGCCCTCAGCCAATGAGGACGAGAGCGGTGGGGCTAGTGCCAGCATCAGCAGTAGTAATCAAAGTGTGGTGATGGACCTGAAGTCCAGGCCTGTGGACAAAGGCTGGGCAGGAAGACTGGCCACAGGAGTCAAAAACGAGACTGTCCTGGTGACTGACAGCCATGCCCTAGGCACCAAAG ATTCTGCCACTTACAGAAACCAGTTCCCCTCAGCTTCAGACTCTACCGTGGGGGAGCAGACTAATCTACAGCGCAAGGAGTATTACAGTAAAGGAAGATACCTGAGGTCCTGTTCCCACCCAGAGCTCGGAGAGGATATAGAAGATGAAGAACAGGACA GTTCTTCAGACCTGATCTGGGTTACTGAGAATCCCAAAGGCACCTCAG GCAATGGGTCTCAGGTGGCATCCAACTGTTGGGCTAAGGGGCTGACATACCGAAGCCCAAggaactcagaaaaggaacatggaAATAACCAGAACCCTCCACGCTGGAACGGGCGCAGACATGAGCCTGGGCAGAGGCAAGGGG ATGAAAGCTTGTGGCTCCAGTGGACTCAGGACAAAGAGCCTAGACCATGGAAAATGTAG
- the LOC130878015 gene encoding uncharacterized protein LOC130878015 isoform X3 — translation MEKPESLASVSGLTAESPRGVPRAVPGGVRGIQTDTGMPSGVALFPGSGPLLHSGGTVIRSPGPIQPSEGVVTLSSRPSLHHGEVAGCSFGSSKSPGTETGATRASIPGPGEPKVSSSENSPHSGSAPLNSQNCEERPRSILKNSSSFMMKKTSSKEKKSQRWDEMNILATYHPADKDYGFMKVDEPSTPYHRLQDNDEDLSAGSSLKVTPEALAERSSSMETTDAQGLQIALPRLVREMWPPHWPTDSSDFDKHRKIHYSEGKFLKAPRNLPSANEDESGGASASISSSNQSVVMDLKSRPVDKGWAGRLATGVKNETVLVTDSHALGTKDSATYRNQFPSASDSTVGEQTNLQRKEYYSKGRYLRSCSHPELGEDIEDEEQDSSSDLIWVTENPKGTSDESLWLQWTQDKEPRPWKM, via the exons ATGGAAAAGCCCGAGTCTCTCGCGTCGGTTAGCGGCCTCACTGCGGAATCCCCTCGGGGGGTTCCTAGGGCAGTACCAGGAGGTGTCCGAGGTATACAAACAGACACCGGAATGCCCTCCGGAGTAGccttgtttcctggttctggcccCCTCTTGCATTCCGGGGGCACTGTAATTCGTAGTCCTGGTCCAATCCAGCCCTCTGAAGGGGTAGTGACCCTCAGTTCCAGACCCAGTCTTCATCACGGGGAGGTTGCAGGTTGTAGCTTTGGGTCCAGCAAATCCCCTGGCACTGAAACCGGTGCAACTAGGGCTTCCATCCCTGGGCCGGGGGAGCCTAAAGTGTCCAGCTCGGAGAATAGTCCACATTCCGGGTCAGCTCCCTTGAACTCTCAAAACTGTGAGGAGCGTCCCCGGAGCATCCTAAAAAACAGCAGTTCCTTCATGATGAAGAAAACCTCCAGTAAGGAGAA GAAATCTCAGCGCTGGGATGAGATGAACATCTTGGCTACCTACCACCCCGCTGACAAAGACTATGGCTTTATGAAGGTGGATGAACCCAGCACCCCCTACCACAG GCTGCAGGACAATGACGAGGACCTGTCTGCAGGGTCTTCTCTGAAGGTGACCCCTGAAGCACTGGCAGAGAG GTCCTCCAGTATGGAGACAACAGACGCTCAAGGACTGCAGATAGCTTTGCCAAGACTTGTACGTGAGATGTGG CCTCCACACTGGCCCACAGACTCCAGTGATTTTGACAAACACCGAAAGATACACTACAGTGAAGGCAAATTCCTGAAGGCCCCGAGAAACCTGCCCTCAGCCAATGAGGACGAGAGCGGTGGGGCTAGTGCCAGCATCAGCAGTAGTAATCAAAGTGTGGTGATGGACCTGAAGTCCAGGCCTGTGGACAAAGGCTGGGCAGGAAGACTGGCCACAGGAGTCAAAAACGAGACTGTCCTGGTGACTGACAGCCATGCCCTAGGCACCAAAG ATTCTGCCACTTACAGAAACCAGTTCCCCTCAGCTTCAGACTCTACCGTGGGGGAGCAGACTAATCTACAGCGCAAGGAGTATTACAGTAAAGGAAGATACCTGAGGTCCTGTTCCCACCCAGAGCTCGGAGAGGATATAGAAGATGAAGAACAGGACA GTTCTTCAGACCTGATCTGGGTTACTGAGAATCCCAAAGGCACCTCAG ATGAAAGCTTGTGGCTCCAGTGGACTCAGGACAAAGAGCCTAGACCATGGAAAATGTAG
- the LOC130878015 gene encoding uncharacterized protein LOC130878015 isoform X4 translates to MEKPESLASVSGLTAESPRGVPRAVPGGVRGIQTDTGMPSGVALFPGSGPLLHSGGTVIRSPGPIQPSEGVVTLSSRPSLHHGEVAGCSFGSSKSPGTETGATRASIPGPGEPKVSSSENSPHSGSAPLNSQNCEERPRSILKNSSSFMMKKTSSKEKKSQRWDEMNILATYHPADKDYGFMKVDEPSTPYHRLQDNDEDLSAGSSLKVTPEALAERFATMDNFLPKVLQYGDNRRSRTADSFAKTYSATYRNQFPSASDSTVGEQTNLQRKEYYSKGRYLRSCSHPELGEDIEDEEQDSSSDLIWVTENPKGTSDESLWLQWTQDKEPRPWKM, encoded by the exons ATGGAAAAGCCCGAGTCTCTCGCGTCGGTTAGCGGCCTCACTGCGGAATCCCCTCGGGGGGTTCCTAGGGCAGTACCAGGAGGTGTCCGAGGTATACAAACAGACACCGGAATGCCCTCCGGAGTAGccttgtttcctggttctggcccCCTCTTGCATTCCGGGGGCACTGTAATTCGTAGTCCTGGTCCAATCCAGCCCTCTGAAGGGGTAGTGACCCTCAGTTCCAGACCCAGTCTTCATCACGGGGAGGTTGCAGGTTGTAGCTTTGGGTCCAGCAAATCCCCTGGCACTGAAACCGGTGCAACTAGGGCTTCCATCCCTGGGCCGGGGGAGCCTAAAGTGTCCAGCTCGGAGAATAGTCCACATTCCGGGTCAGCTCCCTTGAACTCTCAAAACTGTGAGGAGCGTCCCCGGAGCATCCTAAAAAACAGCAGTTCCTTCATGATGAAGAAAACCTCCAGTAAGGAGAA GAAATCTCAGCGCTGGGATGAGATGAACATCTTGGCTACCTACCACCCCGCTGACAAAGACTATGGCTTTATGAAGGTGGATGAACCCAGCACCCCCTACCACAG GCTGCAGGACAATGACGAGGACCTGTCTGCAGGGTCTTCTCTGAAGGTGACCCCTGAAGCACTGGCAGAGAG GTTTGCCACAATGGACAATTTCCTCCCCAAGGTCCTCCAGTATGGAGACAACAGACGCTCAAGGACTGCAGATAGCTTTGCCAAGACTT ATTCTGCCACTTACAGAAACCAGTTCCCCTCAGCTTCAGACTCTACCGTGGGGGAGCAGACTAATCTACAGCGCAAGGAGTATTACAGTAAAGGAAGATACCTGAGGTCCTGTTCCCACCCAGAGCTCGGAGAGGATATAGAAGATGAAGAACAGGACA GTTCTTCAGACCTGATCTGGGTTACTGAGAATCCCAAAGGCACCTCAG ATGAAAGCTTGTGGCTCCAGTGGACTCAGGACAAAGAGCCTAGACCATGGAAAATGTAG